The Brachyhypopomus gauderio isolate BG-103 chromosome 17, BGAUD_0.2, whole genome shotgun sequence genome includes a window with the following:
- the cipca gene encoding CLOCK-interacting pacemaker a: MANEQKVSSSRLDRDSGFSDASSGYLSAVDQTEFEDVGSSSASPQRTQSSPRVPQVPGSYRGVSPMIIMNNIVLKQSNSETPAIKPWGFSPSLEVIPQSPVVVLQPAVPSGKRTSHKYGKQKRQSRNYIPILNSFLKIAPHPAHVARDRGPSTIHKNNSGHSQGGKYRRHRHNDEQSRCLFLKNISETSTAHSISVDPHSYGDRGGDMDLQNSFTKFPSLLEPSATATRFSVLNESYPAVLEESPKATVASRDDAENFPVAPSPSSSKQKRFCNTYNILNRSGLLGITLRTKELIRQNKRSQAQLQSLQAHTHLFLEAMSSGDPQIWARLQLTLQNSTPEDSKEDVVGSTLF, translated from the exons ATGGCAAACGAACAGAAAGTGTCCAGCTCAAGATTGGATAGAGATTCAGGTTTCTCAG ATGCAAGCTCTGGATATCTCAGTGCAGTGGACCAGACAGAATTCGAGGATGTGGGGTCTAGTTCAGCATCTCCACAACGAACGCAATCATCTCCACGGGTGCCTCAAGTACCAGGATCTTACCGCGGTGTTTCTCCCATGATCATAATGAACAACATTGTTCTCAAGCAG TCCAATTCTGAAACACCAGCAATAAAACCTTGGGGTTTCAGCCCATCACTGGAAGTCATCCCTCAGTCTCCAGTGGTTGTTCTCCAACCAGCAGTACCAAGTGGCAAgcgcacctctcacaaatacggCAAGCAGAAAAGGCAATCCAGAAATTACATTCCCATCCTGAATTCTTTTCTGAAAATCGCTCCCCACCCTGCCCATGTGGCCAGAGACCGTGGTCCAAGCACGATCCATAAGAACAACTCTGGCCACAGCCAAGGAGGAAAGTACCGACGCCATCGCCATAACGATGAGCAGTCTCGCTGCCTTTTTTTGAAGAACATCTCTGAAACTTCCACTGCTCACAGTATTTCTGTAGATCCTCACAGCTATGGTGACAGAGGTGGTGATATGGATTTGCAAAACTCTTTCACAAAGTTTCCTAGTCTTCTGGAGCCCAGTGCCACAGCCACTCGATTCTCTGTCCTTAATGAAAGCTATCCCGCTGTACTGGAGGAGAGCCCTAAAGCAACGGTGGCTTCCAGGGATGATGCTGAGAACTTTCCAGTGGCACCATCTCCAAGCTCCAGCAAACAGAAGCGCTTCTGCAACACGTACAACATTCTCAACCGGTCAGGGCTGCTGGGGATCACTCTGCGCACAAAGGAGCTCATTCGTCAGAACAAGCGATCGCAGGCCCAGCTCCAGTCCCTGCAGGCCCATACACACCTTTTCCTGGAGGCCATGAGCAGTGGAGACCCCCAGATCTGGGCCAGGCTGCAGCTCACCCTCCAGAACTCTACTCCTGAGGATTCAAAAGAGGACGTGGTGGGTAGCACACTGTTTTGA
- the pgfb gene encoding snake venom vascular endothelial growth factor toxin ICPP — protein sequence MSVLGSLVQVVAAVLTLSRAQCSPSTTISNTSKVILFQEVWGRSFCRTIEKLVEVVQEYPGEVEHIFSPTCVPLVRCAGCCGDENLECHPTLTSNITMQLLKLKPAEQGQEYVEMTFVEHKSCECRVRKPKAKHDRRRPKGRGRKRKERQRVKDCDRCQPPRR from the exons ATGAGCGTTTTGGGGTCCCTTGTGCAAGTTGTTGCTGCGGTCCTGACGCTGTCACGCGCTCAG tgttcacCCTCAACCACTATAAGCAACACATCTAAAG TAATCCTGTTTCAGGAGGTTTGGGGGCGGAGTTTCTGCCGTACCATAGAGAAGCTGGTGGAGGTTGTGCAGGAGTATCCTGGGGAGGTGGAGCACATCTTCAGCCCTACCTGCGTCCCATTGGTCCGCTGTGCTGGTTGCTGCGGAGATGAGAACCTGGAGTGCCACCCCACTCTCACCTCCAACATCACTATGCAA TTATTAAAGCTGAAGCCAGCAGAGCAAGGTCAGGAGTATGTAGAGATGACCTTTGTGGAGCACAAAAGCTGTGAATGTAG AGTAAGAAAGCCCAAGGCGAAACACGACAG GCGGAGACCAAAAGGACGGGGAAGGAAGCGGAAGGAGAGACAGCGAGTGAAAGACTGCGATCG GTGTCAGCCTCCTCGACGATAA